The Tenebrio molitor chromosome 5, icTenMoli1.1, whole genome shotgun sequence genome has a segment encoding these proteins:
- the LOC138130100 gene encoding zinc finger protein 260-like produces MEAFIEYEDVQIEEVCRICLTKKDQMNLIYEAGLADMLLECASVQVTPENGLFNLVCNQCQNEVSRWYVFKQQVVRSFEIGKWLLDRKLKNSANSVTAHTNIQTPEAQKTNTNYEANLECSTHFTASTSDNVIKNEKKETEDIQNLSFANNTEKCLNVSLFDALDQTVPELKEGNESNVKKKIPQNLLCKICNKQCSSTNSYNRHIKTHDDARPYICSKCDKPFKTSQVLSEHMKRHYDDRRYQCELCTRKFYSKASLNDHMRSHTGEKPFKCEVCGRFFGTKAILRQHMAIHTVREKKYQCKICSKFLLTAGSLETHVKKHSGIKPFSCSGCDKQFFTKEAMQRHFGAIHDTDNNFLCNVCSKVCSTKVHLNNHMKKKHLGLGRPSNAVCSECGKQCGSAAELKVHVRVHTGERPYICDICSKRFIAKGNLNSHKQRHTGKKPFLCNHCGKAFGEKSTLKVHERIHTGEHPYKCDICDKAYVQSSALRTHMKTHWKQ; encoded by the exons ATGGAAGCATTTATTGAATACGAAGACGTACAGATCGAAGAAGTTTGTAGGATCTGTCTAACCAAAAAAGATCAAATGAATTTGATCTACGAAGCAGGTTTGGCAGATATGCTTTTGGAATGTGCTTCTGTTCAG GTTACCCCAGAAAATGGattgtttaatttagtttGCAATCAATGCCAGAATGAAGTTAGTAGATGGTATGTTTTTAAACAACAAGTTGTTAGATCATTCGAAATTGGTAAATGGTTGTTGgatagaaaattaaaaaattctgcaaaTAGTGTAACAGCACATACAAATATTCAAACGCCAGAAGCACAAAAAACGAATACAAATTATGAAGCAAATCTAGAGTGTTCAACACATTTCACAGCATCTACTTCTgataatgttattaaaaatgagaaaaaagaaaCTGAGGATATCCAAAACCTCAGTTTTGCTAATAATACAGAAAAGTGCTTAAATGTGTCATTATTTGATGCTCTTGATCAAACAGTGCCAGAACTGAAAGAAGGTAATGAatcaaatgtgaaaaaaaagaTTCCACAAAATCTGTTATGCAAGATTTGTAATAAGCAGTGCAGCTCAACAAATTCTTATAATCGCCACATAAAAACTCATGATGATGCAAGACCTTATATTTGTAGTAAGTGTGATAAACCTTTTAAAACGTCACAAGTACTATCAGAACACATGAAAAGACATTATGATGATCGGCGATATCAATGTGAGCTCTGCACTcgtaaattttattcaaaagcTAGTTTAAATGATCACATGAGGAGTCACACAGGTGAAAAACCTTTTAAATGTGAAGTTTGTGGGCGATTTTTTGGTACAAAAGCAATTCTAAGGCAGCACATGGCT attcACACagtgagagaaaaaaaatatcagtGCAAGATTTGTAGCAAGTTCTTATTAACAGCAGGAAGTTTGGAAACTCATGTGAAAAAACACTCAGGTATCAAACCATTTTCATGTTCAGGTTGTGATAAACAATTCTTTACCAAAGAGGCAATGCAAAGACACTTTGGTGCAATTCATGACACTGACAACAACTTTCTGTGTAATGTTTGTTCAAAAGTGTGTTCAACAAAAGTTCATCTTAACAACCACATGAAGAAGAAACATCTAGGACTGGGGAGACCCTCAAATGCAGTTTGTTCAGAGTGTGGCAAACAGTGTGGATCAGCAGCTGAATTAAAAGTCCATGTCAGAGTACATACTGGAGAAAGACCATACATTTGTGATATCTGCAGTAAGCGTTTTATTGCCAAGGGCAATTTGAATTCACATAAGCAAAGACATACTGggaaaaaaccatttttatgTAATCACTGTGGTAAAGCATTTGGTGAAAAGTCTACACTGAAAGTACATGAAAGGATCCACACTGGAGAACATCCATATAAATGTGACATTTGTGATAAAGCGTATGTGCAGAGTAGCGCATTAAGAACGCACATGAAAACCCACTGGAAGCAGTAA
- the LOC138130101 gene encoding zinc finger protein 180-like isoform X2: MRRHYDNRKYVCDLCGKRFYKHFNVVEHMRIHTGERPFKCEYCERTFTRALLLRNHIKKAHTGDKNFVCQICSKSFVDSYQLKIHTRTHTGEKPFTCSECGMTFAMPGQLKSHVKYKHTKQKDFVCNICARAFTAKHTLQEHIRIHTGEKKEPKHECNICGKKCITTSQLKIHVRSQHTGERPFSCNICGKGFVTRTSLEAHIRTHTGEKNYVCDNCGKAFGAKSSLKIHKRIHTGEKPYECNICSKSFSQGSTLKTHLKTHGL; encoded by the exons ATGAGGCGCCATTATGACAAtagaaaatatgtatgtgACCTTTGTGGAAAAAGATTTTATAAACACTTTAATGTAGTAGAACATATGAGAATTCATACAGGGGAGAGACCATTTAAATGTGAATATTGTGAAAGAACCTTTACTAGAGCTTTACTGCTTAGGAATCACATAAAAAAG gcACATACTggtgataaaaattttgtatgtcaGATTTGTAGCAAGTCATTTGTAGATTCTTATCAGTTAAAGATACACACAAGAACACACACAGGTGAAAAACCATTCACTTGTTCAGAGTGTGGCATGACTTTTGCAATGCCAGGTCAGCTCAAATCTCATGTTAAATATAAACATACCAAACAAAAAGACTTTGTTTGCAATATTTGTGCAAGAGCATTTACAGCAAAACATACATTGCAAGAACACATTCGTATCCACActggagaaaaaaaggaacCAAAACATGAATGTAATATATGTGGTAAAAAGTGCATTACCACATCACAACTAAAAATACATGTAAGAAGTCAACATACTGGAGAGAGGCCATTTTCATGTAATATTTGTGGAAAAGGTTTTGTTACTAGAACCAGTTTAGAAGCACACATTAGAACCCATAcaggtgaaaaaaattatgtttgtgaTAACTGTGGAAAAGCATTTGGTGCTAAATCGAGCCTAAAAATTCATAAAAGaattcacacaggagaaaaaccATATGAGTGCAATATTTGTAGTAAGAGTTTTTCACAGGGTAGTACCTTGAAAACCCACCTAAAAACCCACGGGTTAtga